A window of Fusarium fujikuroi IMI 58289 draft genome, chromosome FFUJ_chr10 genomic DNA:
TTGCTGCAAGCCAAGACGGCAGTTAGCTCGACCAAGACAGACAACGTCTCTTGGATTATGTCCAGAAACTGATTACAGCAGAATGTCCCTTGAGAAACAGAGTTTGGGGCCCCGGAGTAATCTCGTTGTCCGGGTCGGTCGAGATTTGATCTCGACGCGTAGAGAGTTATTGTTAGGATATCATAACGTGATGATATCCACACGCGCCTTTTCAGTGACGGAGCCTCACAGGATTTCTCACCAATGACACGTTTCATGCACGTAAAAATAACATCAGGGGTCTCATGTCATACAGACCCACAACCGGCAGATTCTTTCCACCACCTTACGACTTTGGGTCAAGCGTCTTCCTTTTGGAAGCTTTTTACGGGTTTTTCGTACGCCACTCCGAGCGCGGCTCGCAAACTGCCTTCGGGCCTTTTCTCTCAGAAGCTGGAATTCTCACCAGGAACGATGGAGTTTCTGAGATCAGATGGTACAAGGGACCGTTAACTCCGGAGTCGGCATGACATGAATGAATTACGAGATTAAATGGAATAAAAACCTGGAGAAGGATGCTGGCTGTTATCTAATCGTCACGTTAACCGCGACATGGTGCTGGGTCCGATCTTTCGGAGGTGGATACCCCGGATACACCGAACATGCGCCATGGCTCGCCTTGCGCCGTTCTTCCCGTCTCAAAGCTCTTCTAGCCGGTCGTTTTCGTTCTtcttaaatacttttatcCTGTCTAACTTCCCCCGAAGACCCTGTTTGATCTCTTGTCATCCCTCCCCATCGTTCGTCGGTTACCTATTCCGTACATTTCTCGACAATTCTCCCTTGGTGCTcgcagcctaaagcttaaccATATAGGCGGCAGTCATCCCCATAGACCGTTCCTTGGTCATATGAGTAGCCACTCTTCTACCCATCCTCCCACCGAACAAACTCCTCTACTCACCCACGACAGAATGGCTACCACCTCACCCAAGGCCAAGTCTGCCAAACCCGCCAACATGATGGATGATCCTGAGACAGCGGATGACATCCAAGTCTcccagcagaagcagctcgCTACTCAAGGAAATGCCCACTTCCATCGCTTGGGATGGAAGCGGCTCGCCGTCGTCACAATCGTCGAGGCTATTGCCCTAGGCGCGCTCAGTCTTCCTTCTGCCTATCACACGCTGGGCATGTTCCCCGGTGTCTTCCTCACCATCACTCTCGGTCTTGTCTCCATCTTTACCAGCTACATCGTCGGCCAGGTCAAGCTGAAATTCCCCCACGTGGCGCACTATGCTGATGCCGgacgccttcttctcggccgcTTTGGCTACGAGATTTTCGGTGCtgcccttgttctcgagCTTGTTATGGTTGTTGGTTCGCATGCCTTGACCGGTAGCATTGCgctcatcgacatcaacggCGGACACGTCTGCTCCATCGTCTTCTCTGCTGTTTCGGCtatcattcttctcatcctggcCATCCCCCCGTCTTTCACTGAAGTCGCCATTCTTGGATACATCGATTTCGTATCTATCCTTGCTGCCATTGGCATCACCGTCATTGCTACCGGTATTCAGGCTAGCGATTCAGCCGGTGGACTCTCTGGCGTTGAGTGGTCTGCTTGGCCCAAGGAGGACCTGAACTTCGCTGAGGCATTCGTCGCtgtcagcaacatcatcttcgccTTCAGTTTCGCAATCGGTCAATTTTCCTTCATGGACGAGATGCACACTCCGACCGATTACATGAAGTCCATCTACGCCTCGTGCTTCATCCAAATTGCGATCTACACTCTGACTGGAGCCCTTTGCTACGCTTTTATCGGACCCTCGGTGCAATCGCCTGCGCTGCTCTCCGCCGGACCACTTATTTCCAAGATCGCTTTTGGAGTCGCGCTACCCGTCATCTTTATCTCCGGTTCGATCAATTCTACCGTTGCCCTCCGATATCTTCATGGCCGTATGTTCAAGGACTCAATTTTGCGATATGTCAACACCCCCATGGGTTGGGTCAGCTGGATCACCCTTGTGaccatcttcaccatcatcGCTTGGGTCATCGCTGAGGCTATCCCCATTTTCTCCGACTTGCTCTCTCTGGCCTCGGCTCTCTTCGTCTCCGGTTTCTCTTTCTGGATCCCCGGTGTCATGTGGTTTGTCTTGCTCTGCGAGGGCAAGTGGTtttccaagaagaacatgTTGATGAGCCTGGGAAGCATCCTGGCCTTTATCATCGGAATTGTTACACTTGGTGCTGGCACATATGCGACCATTAAGGATATCGTAAGTTACCTCTACCATGGATCTTCTGCTCAACAAACTAACATTCTATCAGATCGACATTACTTCCGATGGCTCTGCTCATGCTCCTTTCACTTGCCGATCAACCTAAACTGATTTGGCATGACGATAGATGTTCAAAAGCGAAATGCATTTAGATATATGATGTACATTAATACAATCTCGATTCTTGGTTATATAATAATCCAATAATTCCTATATACACAGTAATTTCATTACGTTTAGCCGTCGTCGTGATCAATTGTCTCGTGACAAAAGCAAGAACATTGTCGCGTAGCCCATCCGATATCAAGTTCAATTTGGTTCCCACCGGAAGTGATAAAATACCAACGAACCTTCTGAAAAAGGGACGCAGCTCTGAAGCATATTACAGACCTAAACAGTAGAAGACGTACATGAAAGAAACCACAACATCATTACGTACCACGCAAACATGTATCACAAACATCATTAACGAGCTGAAGGATATAGCCACTCTTGGAAGCTTGACCTGCGGCGAACAGGTGATCCAGTTGAACCTTCACTTCCAACACTGGCCCGACGATCGTTACTGTTTCGTCGGACCCAGGTGTTGGTCCAGTCCGATCCGGTCGCAGGAGTCGTGGTGGTCATTACTCTCTGCTTATAGGCTGTTGATTAAACTTGTCAGAAGTGATCAAAGGGAGAAGCATCCAGATGCGAGCACGTACACGACGAATCGTTCCTGTTAGGGTTCTCTAGAACAGCCTggagcttggccttggctttCTCCGCAAGGGTTTGAGGTGCCATTGTGACTTATTTTAGTTCAGTTTATTATCCTGAAAGATTTTGAGGGTTTGAAATGGTGAGAAAGTAGGAAATACAAATGAAATAGAAGAGAAACGACCTCACAATCACAAAAGAGGGGAAACGGCTTCTTATGTTACAGCAAGCACACGACCTCGTGACCACCATCATTTTGAGGACATGATACAGATTGTTTGTCAGCTCTTCATTAGAGCACATTGCGAATTGCCTATTCCGGTATAAGATAAACTATCACAACAGCTTTGCTGTGCCATCAACGTCAGAAACGCGGGGtagctcaacaccaaccaatTATCCAACGACTGATGTTGCGTTGGTTCAAACCATGTCACCATCCTTGGTAAGACGGACCAGACAATTGGTCGCTAGAATGATTTGTAATAAGAAGTGTTTGGATTCGGCTTGGCAGTGTCGAGTATGGGGTGATTATCTGGATGTTTCTGCTTAAGCAGGGAGGggaaggcaagaaaacttgagACCTTTATCCTAAATGATTAAAAGATTTAGACAATTTAGTCTAAGTTTAGGGGAGTCtttactaaatttattttagCGTCCTCTTCTAAAGTCTCTTATTTTCTTAGTCCCAGAGGTTAGGCTGATCCCAGTACCGcgtgttgagcttggtagTATGGGCTGCTGGATTGTGTTAACTCTCTGAAGAAGCCAGTCAGAAGCGGGCCATCGTACTCAACTTAGAATGCCGTCATTCCTAAATCGACGTCGATCAATTAAAGACTTAGTTCTGCTTCCATGAACCTCCACTCTGTGGGCATCGCCCATAACGTCCTGCATAAAACTTCGCGCATTTGCCCCTTCTTTAGTCGAGATGGGGAAGTTGGGCTTGCAAACGACAAAATCCTGTCCCTTTAATCCCAGATCTTGCTCACAGTATTGCCGACGGGAAGCTTCATGCTCGTATATGTATGGGTTTCCCGCCATATTTACCGCaatcaagaagaaaaagacctGCCCCTTCTCAGCGTTTGTTGCATCATGCAGTGATATCGGGAATTTTTCTCCGTTTCTCCCGAACGCCGCCGCAGCGTAGTGAGCGAATACACTGTAAGGTAACTTTTTGATAAACCACGGGACAATTTCAGGGCCAAAGTTGAAACAGTCCATCAGGCGGTGGTATAGAGCGTTCATTCGGAACACGATGTCCTGTCGGCTTGAAAACAGCGGATGGGggagcttcctcttcttccagagCGCGAAGTTCTCTTCGGACAGTCCATATTTGGAAAGTAGCGAGTAAATATGAGCCTCGATGAAAGCGCCGTCATGTGTGCCGCCGAAGATTCGTTCCAAGTATTCCGATGTTAACAGCAGTGTACTTGTCTGCCGTTCCTTTCTCATGATAGGTGAAGCTAGACACAGACTGTCTAAGTTTTCGTAGCAATCAAGATAGGTTACAATCATTTCTCGTATCTCGGAAGCGAGGTGTTGGAAAGGGTCCCCGACGCCCTGAGACACGAGCGCGCTCTGGGACATGCTGGGCCTATGATTTTGCGAGCCTGAAAATGAAGAGTTTGGAACAAGGAAATTTTCTCATAGGGAACTTATTTATACTTGTGCTTTCAAGAACTGCATATCGTGACAAATATCGTTGTTCCAATTACAAGTCGATACTGCTTGAAGTTTAACTCTATGGCATTCATCCGTGGGTAGCTCACTCGCCAAAGTCAAAGTGATGCTTTGCGGGTTCCAAACAGACACTTTCTTAAACCCCAACCTGTAGATACAAAGCTCTCGGTCGTCAAAGGAATTTTAGAAGATGGGATCTTGATTGAGCGACGGCCGACGGGTGGAGCAGATACATCAGACGAATCTTGGTGCCCAAGGCTATGATTAAACAAACAccgtctcttcttcttccttctcctccgtTGTCTGATCCAATCTGTACTCAAGCATCCCGACAGCTACAAATGCTTTCGTTAAATGTTGCCACTTTCGGGACTGTTCCTCCCTTCTCCCAATTCTTCCACTTCAGCCGCAGCCTTGACCCCATCTCGCACAGAGAGTTCAATGTGCAGCGCAATACTCGATGCAAATCCTGAGGCAGGGTTGCTTTTCGATGTAATACCTATGATTCAGGTACGATATTGTCGGATTAGTAGGGCCAGAGAGTGCTAAAACATCCATCACATCGACAAGAATGAGAAACATTGTTACATGatcattttctcttttagTCAAAGGATATGTCTTTGGAAATCTTTCCCCATGCTTTCCGTATGCCTTGACGATGTGATGGATGAGACGTTCATCTGCGTGCCTCTCGACGAATGCACAGACAATTTCAGGTCCTAACTTCAAGTAGTCTCCCAAACGCCCATGAAGGGCTTCCATCTCGTAAACAATCTCaggttgattgattgatagttaaagcttatgatATCTCAACGAGatatatcaagccaacacactGAAAAATACCAATTAACTTTAGGCTTCCAAAGGCAATATGCGCATAGCCTCCACAAAGATAAGTCTCCCAATCAAATTCAGAACAATCTCAGGTTTTGTCGAAAATAAGGGATCTCCAAGTCCAAATTTGCAATAACTCCACAAATCTTCTTCTGATAGGGGGCCgtcaaaaagaaagcaaCGCATTTGAGCGGCTTTAAAACGCCAGCGAGGTTTCCAGAGAGAACTCCAGCGATCACTCAGCTGATCAAATTTGTTAAGGATAGAATCCGAGCAAATCGTCAACTTGTTTGTATGCCGCTCGTGATTCATGACCGCTGAAGCTTTACAAAGACTGTCGTACCATCCTTAGCAATCCATGTTTGTTATGATCTTTTCTCAGACATTGGAAGGGAGGCGAAAAAAGGGGTCTTTGGCAGAAATATCCttcatggtggtggtggagggaaCCATCTGGGGCTGAGCAGAAGCAAGGCTAAAATGTAAAGAATCAAGTTCGATGCGAATCTTTGATAGCTAGAGAACTATTTATAGACTGGCTGTGATCTCACCTTCGTGTATGGCTATGTTCTCAAAGTTTATTTGGTTGGTTTCATAAGGCAGACATTAGC
This region includes:
- a CDS encoding probable neutral amino acid permease, producing the protein MATTSPKAKSAKPANMMDDPETADDIQVSQQKQLATQGNAHFHRLGWKRLAVVTIVEAIALGALSLPSAYHTLGMFPGVFLTITLGLVSIFTSYIVGQVKLKFPHVAHYADAGRLLLGRFGYEIFGAALVLELVMVVGSHALTGSIALIDINGGHVCSIVFSAVSAIILLILAIPPSFTEVAILGYIDFVSILAAIGITVIATGIQASDSAGGLSGVEWSAWPKEDLNFAEAFVAVSNIIFAFSFAIGQFSFMDEMHTPTDYMKSIYASCFIQIAIYTLTGALCYAFIGPSVQSPALLSAGPLISKIAFGVALPVIFISGSINSTVALRYLHGRMFKDSILRYVNTPMGWVSWITLVTIFTIIAWVIAEAIPIFSDLLSLASALFVSGFSFWIPGVMWFVLLCEGKWFSKKNMLMSLGSILAFIIGIVTLGAGTYATIKDIIDITSDGSAHAPFTCRST